The following proteins come from a genomic window of Drosophila miranda strain MSH22 chromosome Y unlocalized genomic scaffold, D.miranda_PacBio2.1 Contig_Y5_pilon, whole genome shotgun sequence:
- the LOC117195033 gene encoding actin-related protein 4-like isoform X1 codes for MNGGNMLYGGDEIGALVFDPGHHSFRVGYAQEDSPKAEIPSVVGIGASPTPDTNLDPDTKTDNNVTPNRGLVRHYVLVIPPAASSSAPAPTPAPAYLFV; via the exons ATGAATGGAGGCAACATGCTATATGGCGGCGACGAAATTGGAGCCTTAGTTTTCGATCCAGGGCACCATTCGTTCCGTGTGGGCTACGCGCAAGAGGATTCGCCGAAGGCTGAGATACCCTCTGTTGTCGGCATTGGAGCATCCCCAACTCCGGATACGAATCTTGATCCAGATACCAAAACTGACAACAATGTGACGCCCAACA GAGGCCTTGTCCGCCACTACGTCCTCGTTATCCCGCCTGCAGCCTCCagttcagctccagctcctactcccgctcccgcatatttgtttgtttag
- the LOC117195033 gene encoding actin-like protein 6B isoform X3, whose amino-acid sequence MNGGNMLYGGDEIGALVFDPGHHSFRVGYAQEDSPKAEIPSVVGIGASPTPDTNLDPDTKTDNNVTPNTSSSAPAPTPAPAYLFV is encoded by the exons ATGAATGGAGGCAACATGCTATATGGCGGCGACGAAATTGGAGCCTTAGTTTTCGATCCAGGGCACCATTCGTTCCGTGTGGGCTACGCGCAAGAGGATTCGCCGAAGGCTGAGATACCCTCTGTTGTCGGCATTGGAGCATCCCCAACTCCGGATACGAATCTTGATCCAGATACCAAAACTGACAACAATGTGACGCCCAACA CCTCCagttcagctccagctcctactcccgctcccgcatatttgtttgtttag
- the LOC117195033 gene encoding actin-related protein 4-like isoform X2: protein MNGGNMLYGGDEIGALVFDPGHHSFRVGYAQEDSPKAEIPSVVGIGASPTPDTNLDPDTKTDNNVTPNSLVRHYVLVIPPAASSSAPAPTPAPAYLFV, encoded by the exons ATGAATGGAGGCAACATGCTATATGGCGGCGACGAAATTGGAGCCTTAGTTTTCGATCCAGGGCACCATTCGTTCCGTGTGGGCTACGCGCAAGAGGATTCGCCGAAGGCTGAGATACCCTCTGTTGTCGGCATTGGAGCATCCCCAACTCCGGATACGAATCTTGATCCAGATACCAAAACTGACAACAATGTGACGCCCAACA GCCTTGTCCGCCACTACGTCCTCGTTATCCCGCCTGCAGCCTCCagttcagctccagctcctactcccgctcccgcatatttgtttgtttag
- the LOC117194987 gene encoding uncharacterized protein LOC117194987 isoform X3 translates to MADPKNEMGTEAGTAMDSESGRDSSVSPMEINISNTNCNSMIVLNDLRLLELITKYPFLYSKAAQPEQDSEYDEWAWNQISKEFNASYENLPLSAPFSADELQWRWNLLLPTMGTLSKAKGQIPFQLWSLVTEIERSLSTENLEPPRDLIMAQNFLLTQLPLVEAMTLNERRRLEVEFLDILFQHEMETHASVPLGPEEQATVKTEYDEFLRSVRVKELPISALAQLSLDGPQYKRVQPKIAHTFAIPGPRPKTNLAISSVSGGQDLINVPTATVFIPIQAFTSNVVGPINPAPDVSTPLDINVIGAKKEPVECPPSVSPPLDIKTEVEVALAAIELAIEMENVRENNPEEAQEKSPEKNRTPVEKPDDTTLNPNPRYIPIKSAKYYTKKLLVRVKRID, encoded by the exons ATGGCTGATCCGAAAAACGAAATGGGTACCGAAGCTGGCACAGCAATGGACAGCGAAAGCGGTAGAGACTCCTCAGTCAGCCCAATGGAAATAAATATATCCAACACAAATTGCAATTCGATGATAGTTCTGAACGATTTACGTCTGCTGGAGCTGATTACCAAGTATCCTTTTCTGTATAGTAAAGCAGCGCAGCCGGAACAGGACTCGGAATACGACGAGTGGGCCTGGAATCAGATTTCGAAGGAGTTTAATGCCAGCTACGAGAACTTGCCGCTGAGTGCCCCCTTCTCGGCAGACGAGCTGCAGTGGCGTTGGAACTTGCTGCTACCGACCATGGGCACCCTTTCGAAGGCGAAGGGACAAATTCCCTTTCAACTGTGGTCCCTTGTGACGGAGATCGAACGCTCGCTAAGTACAGAAAATTTGGAACCACCCAGGGACTTGATTATGGCCCAGAACTTTCTACTCACTCAGCTGCCATTGGTGGAGGCCATGACGCTCAATGAGCGTCGGCGACTGGAAGTCGAGTTCCTCGATATCTTATTCCAACACGAAATGGAGACACATGCGTCCGTACCACTGGGTCCCGAAGAGCAGGCCACAGTCAAGACCGAATACGATGAATTCCTCAG ATCTGTTCGGGTCAAGGAGCTGCCCATATCGGCTCTGGCACAACTCTCGCTTGATGGTCCTCAGTACAAACGAGTCCAACCAAAAATCGCACACACTTTTGCCATCCCAGGTCCCCGTCCCAAAACCAATCTGGCCATTAGCAGTGTGTCTGGTGGCCAGGATCTCATTAATGTCCCGACGGCGACTGTTTTCATACCGATTCAAGCTTTCACGAGCAATGTGGTTGGACCCATTAATCCCGCGCCGGACGTTTCGACACCGCTTGATATCAATGTGATTGGTGCCAAGAAGGAACCCGTTGAGTGCCCGCCGTCTGTTTCACCACCGCTGGACATTAAGACAGAGGTGGAGGTGGCCCTTGCGGCCATTGAGCTTGCCATTGAGATGGAAAATGTACGGGAAAATAACCCAGAAGAGGCACAAGAGAAATCACCGGAGAAAAACCGCACTCCCGTGGAGAAGCCCGATGATACCACTCTAAATCCTAATCCGCGGTATATACCGATCAAGAGCGCCAAGTACTACACAAAGAAGCTACTCGTTCGGGTGAAGCGCATTGATTAG
- the LOC117194987 gene encoding uncharacterized protein LOC117194987 isoform X1: MADPKNEMGTEAGTAMDSESGRDSSVSPMEINISNTNCNSMIVLNDLRLLELITKYPFLYSKAAQPEQDSEYDEWAWNQISKEFNASYENLPLSAPFSADELQWRWNLLLPTMGTLSKAKGQIPFQLWSLVTEIERSLSTENLEPPRDLIMAQNFLLTQLPLVEAMTLNERRRLEVEFLDILFQHEMETHASVPLGPEEQATVKTEYDEFLRSVRVKELPISALAQLSLDGPQYKRVQPKIAHTFAIPGPRPKTNLAISSVSGGQDLINVPTATVFIPIQAFTSNVVGPINPAPDVSTPLDINVIGAKKEPVECPPSVSPPLDIKTEVEVALAAIELAIEMENVRENNPEEAQEKSPEKNRTPVEKPDDTTLNPNPRYIPIKSAKYYTKKLLVRVKRID; encoded by the exons ATGGCTGATCCGAAAAACGAAATGGGTACCGAAGCTGGCACAGCAATGGACAGCGAAAGCGGTAGAGACTCCTCAGTCAGCCCAATGGAAATAAATATATCCAACACAAATTGCAATTCGATGATAGTTCTGAACGATTTACGTCTGCTGGAGCTGATTACCAAGTATCCTTTTCTGTATAGTAAAGCAGCGCAGCCGGAACAGGACTCGGAATACGACGAGTGGGCCTGGAATCAGATTTCGAAGGAGTTTAATGCCAGCTACGAGAACTTGCCGCTGAGTGCCCCCTTCTCGGCAGACGAGCTGCAGTGGCGTTGGAACTTGCTGCTACCGACCATGGGCACCCTTTCGAAGGCGAAGGGACAAATTCCCTTTCAACTGTGGTCCCTTGTGACGGAGATCGAACGCTCGCTAAGTACAGAAAATTTGGAACCACCCAGGGACTTGATTATGGCCCAGAACTTTCTACTCACTCAGCTGCCATTGGTGGAGGCCATGACGCTCAATGAGCGTCGGCGACTGGAAGTCGAGTTCCTCGATATCTTATTCCAACACGAAATGGAGACACATGCGTCCGTACCACTGG GTCCCGAAGAGCAGGCCACAGTCAAGACCGAATACGATGAATTCCTCAGATCTGTTCGGGTCAAGGAGCTGCCCATATCGGCTCTGGCACAACTCTCGCTTGATGGTCCTCAGTACAAACGAGTCCAACCAAAAATCGCACACACTTTTGCCATCCCAGGTCCCCGTCCCAAAACCAATCTGGCCATTAGCAGTGTGTCTGGTGGCCAGGATCTCATTAATGTCCCGACGGCGACTGTTTTCATACCGATTCAAGCTTTCACGAGCAATGTGGTTGGACCCATTAATCCCGCGCCGGACGTTTCGACACCGCTTGATATCAATGTGATTGGTGCCAAGAAGGAACCCGTTGAGTGCCCGCCGTCTGTTTCACCACCGCTGGACATTAAGACAGAGGTGGAGGTGGCCCTTGCGGCCATTGAGCTTGCCATTGAGATGGAAAATGTACGGGAAAATAACCCAGAAGAGGCACAAGAGAAATCACCGGAGAAAAACCGCACTCCCGTGGAGAAGCCCGATGATACCACTCTAAATCCTAATCCGCGGTATATACCGATCAAGAGCGCCAAGTACTACACAAAGAAGCTACTCGTTCGGGTGAAGCGCATTGATTAG
- the LOC117194987 gene encoding uncharacterized protein LOC117194987 isoform X2, which yields MADPKNEMGTEAGTAMDSESGRDSSVSPMEINISNTNCNSMIVLNDLRLLELITKYPFLYSKAAQPEQDSEYDEWAWNQISKEFNASYENLPLSAPFSADELQWRWNLLLPTMGTLSKAKGQIPFQLWSLVTEIERSLSTENLEPPRDLIMAQNFLLTQLPLVEAMTLNERRRLEVEFLDILFQHEMETHASVPLGPEEQATVKTEYDEFLRSVRVKELPISALAELSLDGPQYKPVQPKIAHTFAIPGPRPKTNLVISSVSGGQDLINVPTATVFIPIQAFTSNVVGPINPAPDVSTPLDINVIGAKKEPVECPPSVSPPLDIKTEVEVALAAIELAIEMENVRENNPEEAQEKSPEKNRTPVEKPDDTTLNPNPRYIPIKSAKYYTKKLLVRVKRID from the exons ATGGCTGATCCGAAAAACGAAATGGGTACCGAAGCTGGCACAGCAATGGACAGCGAAAGCGGTAGAGACTCCTCAGTCAGCCCAATGGAAATAAATATATCCAACACAAATTGCAATTCGATGATAGTTCTGAACGATTTACGTCTGCTGGAGCTGATTACCAAGTATCCTTTTCTGTATAGTAAAGCAGCGCAGCCGGAACAGGACTCGGAATACGACGAGTGGGCCTGGAATCAGATTTCGAAGGAGTTTAATGCCAGCTACGAGAACTTGCCGCTGAGTGCCCCCTTCTCGGCAGACGAGCTGCAGTGGCGTTGGAACTTGCTGCTACCGACCATGGGCACCCTTTCGAAGGCGAAGGGACAAATTCCCTTTCAACTGTGGTCCCTTGTGACGGAGATCGAACGCTCGCTAAGTACAGAAAATTTGGAACCACCCAGGGACTTGATTATGGCCCAGAACTTTCTACTCACTCAGCTGCCATTGGTGGAGGCCATGACGCTCAATGAGCGTCGGCGACTGGAAGTCGAGTTCCTCGATATCTTATTCCAACACGAAATGGAGACACATGCGTCCGTACCACTGGGTCCCGAAGAGCAGGCCACAGTCAAGACCGAATACGATGAATTCCTCAGATCTGTTCGGGTCAAGGAGCTGCCCATATCGGCTCTGGCAGAACTCTCGCTTGATGGTCCTCAGTACAAACCAGTCCAACCAAAAATCGCACACACTTTTGCCATCCCAGGTCCCCGTCCCAAAACCAATCTGGTCATTAGCAGTGTGTCTGGTGGCCAGGATCTCATTAATGTCCCGACGGCGACTGTTTTCATACCGATTCAAGCTTTCACGAGCAATGTGGTTGGACCCATTAATCCCGCGCCGGACGTTTCGACACCGCTTGATATCAATGTGATTGGTGCCAAGAAGGAACCCGTTGAGTGCCCGCCGTCTGTTTCACCACCGCTGGACATTAAGACAGAG GTGGAGGTGGCCCTTGCGGCCATTGAGCTTGCCATTGAGATGGAAAATGTACGGGAAAATAACCCAGAAGAGGCACAAGAGAAATCACCGGAGAAAAACCGCACTCCCGTGGAGAAGCCCGATGATACCACTCTAAATCCTAATCCGCGGTATATACCGATCAAGAGCGCCAAGTACTACACAAAGAAGCTACTCGTTCGGGTGAAGCGCATTGATTAG
- the LOC117195029 gene encoding actin-related protein 4-like isoform X1 has product MNGGNMLYGGDEIGALAFDPGHHSLRVGYAQEDSPKAIPSVVGIGASPTPDTNLDPDTKTDNNVTPNISFHMISHEALSATTSSLSRLQPPVQLQLLLPLPHICLFSY; this is encoded by the exons ATGAATGGAGGCAACATGCTATATGGCGGCGACGAAATTGGAGCCCTAGCTTTCGATCCAGGGCACCATTCGTTGCGTGTGGGCTACGCGCAAGAGGATTCGCCGAAGGCGATACCCTCTGTTGTCGGCATTGGAGCATCCCCAACTCCGGATACGAATCTTGATCCAGATACCAAAACTGACAACAATGTGACGCCCAACA TATCATTTCACATGATTTCACATGAGGCCTTGTCCGCCACTACGTCCTCGTTATCCCGCCTGCAGCCTCCagttcagctccagctcctactcccgctcccgcatatttgtttgtttagttACTAG
- the LOC117195029 gene encoding actin-related protein 4-like isoform X3: MNGGNMLYGGDEIGALAFDPGHHSLRVGYAQEDSPKAIPSVVGIGASPTPDTNLDPDTKTDNNVTPNSLVRHYVLVIPPAASSSAPAPTPAPAYLFV, encoded by the exons ATGAATGGAGGCAACATGCTATATGGCGGCGACGAAATTGGAGCCCTAGCTTTCGATCCAGGGCACCATTCGTTGCGTGTGGGCTACGCGCAAGAGGATTCGCCGAAGGCGATACCCTCTGTTGTCGGCATTGGAGCATCCCCAACTCCGGATACGAATCTTGATCCAGATACCAAAACTGACAACAATGTGACGCCCAACA GCCTTGTCCGCCACTACGTCCTCGTTATCCCGCCTGCAGCCTCCagttcagctccagctcctactcccgctcccgcatatttgtttgtttag
- the LOC117195029 gene encoding actin-related protein 4-like isoform X2 codes for MNGGNMLYGGDEIGALAFDPGHHSLRVGYAQEDSPKAIPSVVGIGASPTPDTNLDPDTKTDNNVTPNRGLVRHYVLVIPPAASSSAPAPTPAPAYLFV; via the exons ATGAATGGAGGCAACATGCTATATGGCGGCGACGAAATTGGAGCCCTAGCTTTCGATCCAGGGCACCATTCGTTGCGTGTGGGCTACGCGCAAGAGGATTCGCCGAAGGCGATACCCTCTGTTGTCGGCATTGGAGCATCCCCAACTCCGGATACGAATCTTGATCCAGATACCAAAACTGACAACAATGTGACGCCCAACA GAGGCCTTGTCCGCCACTACGTCCTCGTTATCCCGCCTGCAGCCTCCagttcagctccagctcctactcccgctcccgcatatttgtttgtttag
- the LOC117195029 gene encoding actin-related protein 4-like isoform X4 produces the protein MNGGNMLYGGDEIGALAFDPGHHSLRVGYAQEDSPKAIPSVVGIGASPTPDTNLDPDTKTDNNVTPNTSSSAPAPTPAPAYLFV, from the exons ATGAATGGAGGCAACATGCTATATGGCGGCGACGAAATTGGAGCCCTAGCTTTCGATCCAGGGCACCATTCGTTGCGTGTGGGCTACGCGCAAGAGGATTCGCCGAAGGCGATACCCTCTGTTGTCGGCATTGGAGCATCCCCAACTCCGGATACGAATCTTGATCCAGATACCAAAACTGACAACAATGTGACGCCCAACA CCTCCagttcagctccagctcctactcccgctcccgcatatttgtttgtttag
- the LOC117195035 gene encoding actin-like protein 6B isoform X3, which produces MNGGNMLYVGDEIGALVFDPGHHSLRVGYAQEDSPKAEIPSVVGIGASPTPDTNLDPDTKTDNNVTPNTSSSAPAPTPAPAYLFV; this is translated from the exons ATGAATGGAGGCAACATGCTGTATGTCGGCGACGAAATTGGAGCCTTAGTTTTCGATCCAGGGCACCATTCGTTGCGTGTGGGCTACGCGCAAGAGGATTCGCCGAAGGCTGAGATACCCTCTGTTGTCGGCATTGGAGCATCCCCAACTCCGGATACGAATCTTGATCCAGATACCAAAACTGACAACAATGTGACGCCCAACA CCTCCagttcagctccagctcctactcccgctcccgcatatttgtttgtttag
- the LOC117195035 gene encoding actin-related protein 4-like isoform X1, with product MNGGNMLYVGDEIGALVFDPGHHSLRVGYAQEDSPKAEIPSVVGIGASPTPDTNLDPDTKTDNNVTPNRGLVRHYVLVIPPAASSSAPAPTPAPAYLFV from the exons ATGAATGGAGGCAACATGCTGTATGTCGGCGACGAAATTGGAGCCTTAGTTTTCGATCCAGGGCACCATTCGTTGCGTGTGGGCTACGCGCAAGAGGATTCGCCGAAGGCTGAGATACCCTCTGTTGTCGGCATTGGAGCATCCCCAACTCCGGATACGAATCTTGATCCAGATACCAAAACTGACAACAATGTGACGCCCAACA GAGGCCTTGTCCGCCACTACGTCCTCGTTATCCCGCCTGCAGCCTCCagttcagctccagctcctactcccgctcccgcatatttgtttgtttag
- the LOC117195035 gene encoding actin-related protein 4-like isoform X2: protein MNGGNMLYVGDEIGALVFDPGHHSLRVGYAQEDSPKAEIPSVVGIGASPTPDTNLDPDTKTDNNVTPNSLVRHYVLVIPPAASSSAPAPTPAPAYLFV, encoded by the exons ATGAATGGAGGCAACATGCTGTATGTCGGCGACGAAATTGGAGCCTTAGTTTTCGATCCAGGGCACCATTCGTTGCGTGTGGGCTACGCGCAAGAGGATTCGCCGAAGGCTGAGATACCCTCTGTTGTCGGCATTGGAGCATCCCCAACTCCGGATACGAATCTTGATCCAGATACCAAAACTGACAACAATGTGACGCCCAACA GCCTTGTCCGCCACTACGTCCTCGTTATCCCGCCTGCAGCCTCCagttcagctccagctcctactcccgctcccgcatatttgtttgtttag
- the LOC117195014 gene encoding actin-like protein 6B isoform X4, with protein MNGGNMLYGGDEIGALVFDPGHHSLRVGYAHEDSPKAEIPSVVGIGASPTPDTNLDPDTKTDNNVTPNSPLVVFRVLFRLRCFTIQKRILGN; from the exons ATGAATGGAGGCAACATGCTATATGGCGGCGACGAAATTGGAGCCCTAGTTTTCGATCCAGGGCACCATTCGTTGCGTGTGGGCTACGCGCACGAGGATTCGCCGAAGGCTGAGATACCCTCTGTTGTCGGCATTGGAGCATCCCCAACTCCGGATACGAATCTTGATCCAGATACCAAAACTGACAACAATGTGACGCCCAACA GCCCACTCGTCGTATTCCGAGTCCTGTTCCGGCTGCGCTGCTTTACTATACAGAAAAGGATACTTGGTAATTAG
- the LOC117195014 gene encoding actin-related protein 4-like isoform X1, whose protein sequence is MNGGNMLYGGDEIGALVFDPGHHSLRVGYAHEDSPKAEIPSVVGIGASPTPDTNLDPDTKTDNNVTPNISFHMISHEALSATTSSLSRLQPPVQLQLLLPLPHICLFSY, encoded by the exons ATGAATGGAGGCAACATGCTATATGGCGGCGACGAAATTGGAGCCCTAGTTTTCGATCCAGGGCACCATTCGTTGCGTGTGGGCTACGCGCACGAGGATTCGCCGAAGGCTGAGATACCCTCTGTTGTCGGCATTGGAGCATCCCCAACTCCGGATACGAATCTTGATCCAGATACCAAAACTGACAACAATGTGACGCCCAACA TATCATTTCACATGATTTCACATGAGGCCTTGTCCGCCACTACGTCCTCGTTATCCCGCCTGCAGCCTCCagttcagctccagctcctactcccgctcccgcatatttgtttgtttagttACTAG
- the LOC117195014 gene encoding actin-related protein 4-like isoform X2: MNGGNMLYGGDEIGALVFDPGHHSLRVGYAHEDSPKAEIPSVVGIGASPTPDTNLDPDTKTDNNVTPNRGLVRHYVLVIPPAASSSAPAPTPAPAYLFV, encoded by the exons ATGAATGGAGGCAACATGCTATATGGCGGCGACGAAATTGGAGCCCTAGTTTTCGATCCAGGGCACCATTCGTTGCGTGTGGGCTACGCGCACGAGGATTCGCCGAAGGCTGAGATACCCTCTGTTGTCGGCATTGGAGCATCCCCAACTCCGGATACGAATCTTGATCCAGATACCAAAACTGACAACAATGTGACGCCCAACA GAGGCCTTGTCCGCCACTACGTCCTCGTTATCCCGCCTGCAGCCTCCagttcagctccagctcctactcccgctcccgcatatttgtttgtttag
- the LOC117195014 gene encoding actin-like protein 6B isoform X5 — translation MNGGNMLYGGDEIGALVFDPGHHSLRVGYAHEDSPKAEIPSVVGIGASPTPDTNLDPDTKTDNNVTPNTSSSAPAPTPAPAYLFV, via the exons ATGAATGGAGGCAACATGCTATATGGCGGCGACGAAATTGGAGCCCTAGTTTTCGATCCAGGGCACCATTCGTTGCGTGTGGGCTACGCGCACGAGGATTCGCCGAAGGCTGAGATACCCTCTGTTGTCGGCATTGGAGCATCCCCAACTCCGGATACGAATCTTGATCCAGATACCAAAACTGACAACAATGTGACGCCCAACA CCTCCagttcagctccagctcctactcccgctcccgcatatttgtttgtttag
- the LOC117195014 gene encoding actin-related protein 4-like isoform X3 gives MNGGNMLYGGDEIGALVFDPGHHSLRVGYAHEDSPKAEIPSVVGIGASPTPDTNLDPDTKTDNNVTPNSLVRHYVLVIPPAASSSAPAPTPAPAYLFV, from the exons ATGAATGGAGGCAACATGCTATATGGCGGCGACGAAATTGGAGCCCTAGTTTTCGATCCAGGGCACCATTCGTTGCGTGTGGGCTACGCGCACGAGGATTCGCCGAAGGCTGAGATACCCTCTGTTGTCGGCATTGGAGCATCCCCAACTCCGGATACGAATCTTGATCCAGATACCAAAACTGACAACAATGTGACGCCCAACA GCCTTGTCCGCCACTACGTCCTCGTTATCCCGCCTGCAGCCTCCagttcagctccagctcctactcccgctcccgcatatttgtttgtttag